The Streptomyces sp. WZ-12 genome segment CGCCGCCGACCCGGCCGTGGTCGACGCCGTCCAACTGGTCCGGCTGCCGTACCACCTCTCGTCCGTCACCCAGGCCACCGCGCTCGCGGCCCTGGAGCACACCGATACGCTGCTGGCATACGTCGAGCAGCTCAAGGGCGAGCGGGACCGTCTGGTCACCGAACTGCGCGCGATCGGCTGCCAGGTCGTCGCCTCGGACGCCAACTTCGTCCAGTTCGGCCTCTTCGACGACGCGCACGCCGCCTGGCAGTCGATCCTCGACCACGGCGTGCTGGTCCGCGACAACGGCGTACCGGGCTGGTTGCGGGTCACCGCCGGCACCCCGGCCGAGAACGACGCGTTCCTCGATGCGGTGCGCGCGGTGTGCAAAGAACGCAGCCTGAAGGAGAACAAGCGATGAGCGGGGCGACCGCCCGCGTGGGGCGCGTGGAGCGCACCACCAAGGAGACCACCGTGCTGGTCGAGATCGATCTCGACGGCACCGGTCAGGTCGACGTCTCGACCGGCGTCGGCTTCTACGACCACATGCTCGACCAGCTCGGCCGGCACGGCCTCTTCGACCTGAAGGTCAAGACCGACGGCGATCTGCACATCGACACCCACCACACCATCGAGGACACCGCCCTCGCACTGGGCGCCGCCTTCAAGCAGGCGCTCGGCGACAAGGTCGGCATCTACCGCTTCGGCAACTGCACCGTCCCGCTGGACGAGTCGCTGGCCCAGGTCACCGTCGACCTCTCAGGTCGCCCGTACCTGGTGCACACCGAGCCGGAGAACATGGCGCCGATGATCGGCACCTACGACACCACGATGACCCGGCACATACTGGAGTCGTTCGTCGCCCAGGCGCAGATCGCGCTGCACGTCCACGTCCCGTACGGGCGCAACGCCCACCACATCGTGGAGTGCCAGTTCAAGGCGCTGGCCCGGGCGCTGCGCTACGCCAGCGAGCGGGACCCGCGGGCCGCGGGCATCCTCCCGTCCACGAAGGGGGCGCTGTGAGCGTCGCGCGCGCGGCCGCCGGCCCGAGGACGAACACGATGCCCGCACCTCTGCGCCGCGTGGGCGGAGAAGCGAACCGGAGGGCGCAGTAATGAACGGCCTGTCCACCGTCTTCATCCTGGTGGGACTCTTCCTGCTCGGCGGCGTCTACTCGTTCTGGAAGCAGAAGATCCCCAAGTCCGTGATCACCCTCATGGCCATCGCCTCGGCGATGTGCCTGGTGGCCGGTGTGATGCGCCTGGAGGTGTGGAATTGAGCGCCGCGCAGCGGGCCGCGGGGAAGGCCGCCAAGAAGGTCGTGGTCCTCGACTACGGCTTCGGCAACGTCCGGTCCGCCGAGCGGGCGCTGGCGCACGTCGGCGCGGACGTGGAGATCACCCGCGACTATGACACCGCGATGAACGCCGACGGGCTGCTGGTGCCCGGCGTCGGCGCGTTCGACGCGTGCATGCGGGGGCTGAGGGAGGTCCGCGGCGACTGGATCGTGGGGCGCCGACTGTCCGGCGGGCGGCCGGTGATGGGCATCTGCGTCGGCATGCAGATCCTCTTCGGCCGCGGCATCGAGCACGGCGTTCAGACCGACGGCCTCGACGAGTGGCCCGGCACGGTCGGCCCGCTGAAGGCCGAGGTGGTCCCGCACATGGGTTGGAACACCGTGCGCGCCGCGGGGGGTTCGCGACTCTTCGCCGGGCTGCCCACCGACGCCCGCTACTACTTCGTGCACTCCTACGCGGTCCACGACTGGGAGTTGGAGATCGGCAACGCCGCGATCGCCGCCCCCAAGGTCACCTGGGCCACCCACGGCGAGCCGTTCATCGCCGCGGTCGAGAACGGCCCGCTGTGGGCCACCCAGTTCCACCCCGAGAAGTCCGGCGACGCCGGTGCCCAGCTCCTCACCAACTGGATCGAAACGCTGTGAACGCTGTGAAGAAGCTCGAACTGCTGCCCGCCGTCGACGTCCGCGACGGCCAGGCCGTCCGCCTGGTGCACGGCGAGTCAGGGTCGGAGACCTCCTACGGTGACCCGATGCAGGCCGCCCTCGCCTGGCAGGCGGCCGGCGCCGAGTGGCTGCACCTGGTCGACCTGGACGCCGCCTTCGGCACCGGCGACAACCGCGCGCAGATCGCCGAGGTCGCCCGCTCCATGGACCTCAAGGTCGAGCTGTCCGGCGGCATCCGCGACGACGACTCGCTGGCCGCCGCGCTGGCCACCGGCTGCACCCGGGTCAACATCGGCACCGCGGCGCTGGAGGACCCGGAGTGGGTCGCCAAGATCATCGCCGAGCACGGCGACCGGATCGCGGTCGGCCTGGACGTCCGCGGCACCACCCTGCGCGGCCGCGGCTGGACCCGGGACGGCGGTGACCTCTACGAGACCCTGGCCCGCCTGGACTCCGAGGGCTGCGCCCGCTACGTCGTCACCGACATCAACAAGGACGGCACCCTCCAGGGCCCCAACCTGGAACTGCTGAGGAACGTCTGCGCGGCCACCGACCGCCCGGTCGTCGCCTCCGGCGGCGTCTCCTCCCTCGACGACCTGCGGGCGATCGCCGCGCTGGTGCCCGAGGGTGTGGAGGGCTCCATCGTCGGCAAGGCGCTCTACGCGAAGGCGTTCACCCTCGAAGAGGCGCTGGCGGCGGTGTCCTAAAGGCCGCGGGTGCCGCAACCGACCGCATAGGGAGGCGGCGTGATGAGCATCGAGCGCGTACGGACCGACAGTCCGTGGGAAGAGACCATCGGCTTCGCGCGCGCGGTGGCCGCCGGCGACCGGGTCCTGGTCGCCGGCACCATGCCGCTGGTCGGCGGCGTCCTCCAGGGCGAGGGCGACCCCTACGTCCAGACCAAGGTCGCCTTCGGCAACGCGCTGGCGGCGATCAAACCCTTCGGGTTGGGCGCCGCCGAGGTGCTGCGCACCCGGATGTACCTGACCCACCTGCGGGACGCGGACGCCGCCGCCCGCGCCCACCGCGAGCTGTTCGACGCCGCGCCGCCGGCCACCACCATGGTCGTGGTCTCCGGCTTCGTCGACTCCCGCGTCCTGGTGGAAGTAGAACTAGAAGCGTTCCGGGACCCGTCCCGGGACACCGAGCGAGAGGGCTGAAGACGAGATGACCCTGGCGGTCCGCGTCATTCCCTGCCTGGACGTCGACAACGGCCGCGTGGTCAAGGGCGTCAACTTCCAGAACCTCCGCGACGCCGGGGACCCGGTCGAGATGGCGAAGGTCTACGGCGACGAGGGCGCCGACGAGCTGACCTTCCTCGACATCACCGCGTCCTTTGGCAACCGCGAGACCACCTACGACGTGGTCCGCCGCACCGCCGAGCAGGTCTTCATCCCGCTCACCGTCGGCGGCGGGGTGCGCACCGCCGAGGACGTCGACAAGCTGCTGCGGGCCGGCGCCGACAAGGTGGGGGTGAACACCGCGGCGATCGCCCGCCCCGAGCTGATCAAGGAGATCGCCGAGCGGTTCGGCAGCCAGGTGCTGGTGCTCTCGGTCGACGCCCGCCGCACCGCGTCGGGCGCGTTCGAGGTCACCACGCACGGCGGCCGCCGCTCGGCCGGCATCGACGCCGTCGAATGGGCGCACCGCGCCGCGGAGTTGGGCGCCGGCGAGATCCTGCTGAACTCCATGGACGCGGACGGCACCAAGGACGGCTACGACGTGGCGATGATCGAGGCGGTGCGCCGGCACGTCAGCGTCCCGGTCATCGCCTCCGGCGGCGCCGGCAAGCTGGCCGACTTCGCCCCCGCGGTGGCCGCCGGCGCCGACGCGGTGCTGGCCGCCTCCGTCTTCCACTTCGGCGATCTGCGGATCGGCCAGGTCAAGGACGCGCTGCGGGAGGCCGGCCACCCGGTGCGCTGAGCGCGCGTACGGCACGAGGCCCCCTCCGCACTGTGCGGAGGGGGCCTCGTCGCGTTCCGGCGGCCCGCCGGGTCAGCGGCCCTTGCGGGCCGCGCGGAGGAACTCCCGGTTCATCGCGGTGATGCTGAACAGCGGGATGCCCTTGGGGCAGGCGGTGGCGCACTCGCCGGCCAGGGTGCAGCCGCCGAAGCCCTCCTCGTCCATCTGCGCCACCATGTCCAGCACCCGGGACTCGCGCTCCGGCGCGCCCTGCGGCAGCACGCCCAGGTGGTTGACCTTGGCCGAAGTGAACAGCATCGCCGCGCCGTTGGGGCAGGCCGCCACGCAGGCGCCGCAGCCGATGCACTCGGCGTGCTCGAAGGCGAAGTCGGCGTCCGGCTTGGGCACCGGCGTGGCGTGCGCCTCGGGGGCGGCGCCGGTCGGTGCGGTGATGTAGCCGCCGGCCTGGATGATCCGGTCGAAGGCCGAGCGGTCCACGACGAGGTCCTTGACGACGGGGAAGGCCGCGGCCCGCCACGGTTCGACGTCGAGGGTGTCGCCGTCCTTGAAGGACCGCATGTGCAACTGGCAGGTGGTGGTGCGCTCCGGGCCGTGCGCATCGCCGTTGATGACGAGCGAGCAGGCGCCGCAGATGCCCTCGCGGCAGTCGTGGTCGAAGGCGACCGGGTCGTCCCCGGCCAGGATGAGCCGTTCGTTGAGGACGTCCAGCATCTCCAGGAAGGACATGTCGGGCGAGATGCCGTCCACCTCGTACGTGGACATGGCGCCGTCGGCGTCGGCGTGTGGCTGCCGCCAGACGCGCAGGGTGAGCTTCATGCGTAGCTCCGCTGGGTGGGGTGGACGTACTCGAAGACCAGGTCTTCCTTGTGCAGGGTGGGGGCCGCGCCGGTGCCGGTGAACTCCCAGGCGGCCGCGTAGGAGAACGCCTCGTCCCGGCGGGCGGCCTCGCCGTCCGGGGTCTGCGACTCCTCGCGGAAGTGGCCGCCGCAGGACTCGGCGCGGTGCAGCGCGTCGAGGCACATCAGCTCGGCCAGCTCCAGGTAGTCGACGATCCGGTTGGCCTTCTCCAGCGACTGGTTGAACTCCTCGCCGGTGCCCGGGACCTTGATGCGCCGCCAGAACTCCTCGCGGATCTGCGGGATCCGGTCCAGCGCCTTGCGCAGGCCCGCGTCGGTGCGGGCCATCCCGCAGTGCTCCCACATGAGTTCACCGAGCTCGCGGTGGAAGGAGTCCGGGGTGCGGTCGCCGTCGACGGCCAGCAGCAGGTTCAGCCGGTCCTCGGTCTCCGCCAACACGCTCTGGACGACCGGGTGTTCGGCGGTCACGGCGCTTTCGTCGGCCCGGCTCGGATGGCGCGCCAGGTAGTCGTTGATGGTGGCGGGCAGCACGAAGTAGCCGTCGGCCAGGCCCTGCATCAGCGCGCTGGCGCCCAGGCGGTTGGCGCCGTGGTCGGAGAAGTTGGCCTCGCCGACCGCGAACAGGCCCGGGATCGTGGTCTGGAGGTCGTAGTCGACCCACAGGCCGCCCATCGTGTAGTGCACCGCCGGGTAGATCCGCATCGGCACCTCGTACGGGTCCTCGTCGGTGATCCGCTGGTACATGTCGAAGAGGTTGCCGTACTTGGCCTCGACGGCCTTGCGGCCCAGCCGCGCGATGGCGTCGGCGAAGTCCAGGTAGACGCCCTGCCCGCCGGGGCCCACGCCGCGGCCCTCGTCGCAGACGTTCTTCGCGGCCCGGGAGGCGATGTCGCGGGGGACGAGGTTGCCGAACGCCGGGTAGATCCGCTCCAGGTAGTAGTCGCGCTCGTCCTCGGGGATCGCGTTCGCCGGGCGGGTGTCGCCCTTGGCCTTGGGCACCCAGATCCGGCCGTCGTTGCGCAGCGACTCGCTCATCAGGGTCAGCTTGGACTGGTGGTCGCCGGTGCGCGGGATGCAGGTCGGATGGATCTGGGTGAAGCAGGGGTTGGCGAAGTAGGCGCCGCGCCGGTGGGCCCGCCACACGGCGGTGGCGTTGGAGTTCATGGCGTTGGTCGACAGGTAGAAGACGTTGCCGTAGCCGCCGGAGGCGAGGACCACCGCGTCCGCGAAGTGGGTGGAGACCTTCCCGGTGATCAGGTCGCGGGCGACGATGCCGCGGGCCCGGCCGTCGACGACGAGCAGGTCGAGCATCTCGGTGCGCGGGTGCAACTCGACGTTGCCGGCGGCGATCTGCCGCGACAGCGCCTGGTAGGCGCCGAGCAGGAGCTGCTGTCCCGTCTGGCCGCGGGCGTAGAAGGTGCGGGAGACCTGGACGCCGCCGAAGGAACGGGTGTCGAGCAGGCCGCCGTACTCGCGGGCGAACGGGACGCCCTGCGCCACGCACTGGTCGATGATCTCCACCGAGATCTGGGCCAGCCGGTGGACGCCCGACTCCCGCGCCCGGAAGTCGCCGCCCTTGACGGTGTCGTAGAAGAGCCGGTGGACGGAGTCGCCGTCGTTGCGGTAGTTCTTCGCGGCGTTGATGCCGCCCTGCGCGGCGATGGAGTGGGCCCGGCGCGGCGAGTCCTGGTAGCAGAACTGGACGACGTGGTAGCCCTGTTCGGCCAGGGTGGCGCCGGCCGAGCCGCCGGCCAGGCCGGTGCCGACGACGATGACGGTGTGCTTGCGGCGGTTGGCCGGATTGACCAGCTTGGCCTCGAAGCGGCGGGTGTCCCAGCGCTCGGCGATCGGGCCGGCGGGGGCCTTGGCGTCGGCGACCGGCTCCCCGGTCGCGTAGTCGGTGTAGTTCACGGGTCAGCTCACCACTTTGGTCATGACGCCCACGGGGACGGCGATGAAGCCGACCGTGAGCAGCAGCGCGAGGAGGTTGGCAAGGGCCTTCAGGACCCGGTCGCGGGTGCGGCTGCCGGCGCCGAGGGTCTGGGCGGCGCTCCAGAAGCCGTGCCGGATGTGCAGCCCGAGGGCGAGCATCGCGACGAGGTAGATGACGTTGCCGTACCAGGTGGAGAAGGTGCCGACGACGTTCTGGTACGGGTGGCCCGCCCGGAAGTCGGGGTGCACGGTGCCGGTCGTCAGGTCCATCAGGTGCCAGACGATGAACAGGCCGAGGATGATCCCGCCCCACCGCATGGTGCGGGTGGCGTAGCTGGCCCGCCGCCTGCGGTGCACGTACTTGCTGGGGCGGGCCCGGATGTCGCGGCGGCTGAGCTGGTAGGCGGAGACCGCGTGCGCGACGACCGCGACGACCAGCACGACGCGGATCAGCCACAGCGTCCACTCGTAGTGCATGAAGGGCTCGCCGACGGTGCGCAGCCAGTGCGCGTAGTGGTCGAACTCCCCGGGCCCGAAGAAGATCTTGAGGTTCCCGATCATGTGGGCGACCAGGTAGAGCAGCATGATCAGGCCGCTGACGGCCATCACCGTCTTCTTGCCGACGGAGGATTCCCACACCGTCACTACCTTGGACG includes the following:
- a CDS encoding fumarate reductase/succinate dehydrogenase flavoprotein subunit → MNYTDYATGEPVADAKAPAGPIAERWDTRRFEAKLVNPANRRKHTVIVVGTGLAGGSAGATLAEQGYHVVQFCYQDSPRRAHSIAAQGGINAAKNYRNDGDSVHRLFYDTVKGGDFRARESGVHRLAQISVEIIDQCVAQGVPFAREYGGLLDTRSFGGVQVSRTFYARGQTGQQLLLGAYQALSRQIAAGNVELHPRTEMLDLLVVDGRARGIVARDLITGKVSTHFADAVVLASGGYGNVFYLSTNAMNSNATAVWRAHRRGAYFANPCFTQIHPTCIPRTGDHQSKLTLMSESLRNDGRIWVPKAKGDTRPANAIPEDERDYYLERIYPAFGNLVPRDIASRAAKNVCDEGRGVGPGGQGVYLDFADAIARLGRKAVEAKYGNLFDMYQRITDEDPYEVPMRIYPAVHYTMGGLWVDYDLQTTIPGLFAVGEANFSDHGANRLGASALMQGLADGYFVLPATINDYLARHPSRADESAVTAEHPVVQSVLAETEDRLNLLLAVDGDRTPDSFHRELGELMWEHCGMARTDAGLRKALDRIPQIREEFWRRIKVPGTGEEFNQSLEKANRIVDYLELAELMCLDALHRAESCGGHFREESQTPDGEAARRDEAFSYAAAWEFTGTGAAPTLHKEDLVFEYVHPTQRSYA
- the hisB gene encoding imidazoleglycerol-phosphate dehydratase HisB; the encoded protein is MSGATARVGRVERTTKETTVLVEIDLDGTGQVDVSTGVGFYDHMLDQLGRHGLFDLKVKTDGDLHIDTHHTIEDTALALGAAFKQALGDKVGIYRFGNCTVPLDESLAQVTVDLSGRPYLVHTEPENMAPMIGTYDTTMTRHILESFVAQAQIALHVHVPYGRNAHHIVECQFKALARALRYASERDPRAAGILPSTKGAL
- a CDS encoding succinate dehydrogenase/fumarate reductase iron-sulfur subunit; the encoded protein is MKLTLRVWRQPHADADGAMSTYEVDGISPDMSFLEMLDVLNERLILAGDDPVAFDHDCREGICGACSLVINGDAHGPERTTTCQLHMRSFKDGDTLDVEPWRAAAFPVVKDLVVDRSAFDRIIQAGGYITAPTGAAPEAHATPVPKPDADFAFEHAECIGCGACVAACPNGAAMLFTSAKVNHLGVLPQGAPERESRVLDMVAQMDEEGFGGCTLAGECATACPKGIPLFSITAMNREFLRAARKGR
- a CDS encoding succinate dehydrogenase, with product MALATRTDRPSKVVTVWESSVGKKTVMAVSGLIMLLYLVAHMIGNLKIFFGPGEFDHYAHWLRTVGEPFMHYEWTLWLIRVVLVVAVVAHAVSAYQLSRRDIRARPSKYVHRRRRASYATRTMRWGGIILGLFIVWHLMDLTTGTVHPDFRAGHPYQNVVGTFSTWYGNVIYLVAMLALGLHIRHGFWSAAQTLGAGSRTRDRVLKALANLLALLLTVGFIAVPVGVMTKVVS
- a CDS encoding Rid family hydrolase, with protein sequence MSIERVRTDSPWEETIGFARAVAAGDRVLVAGTMPLVGGVLQGEGDPYVQTKVAFGNALAAIKPFGLGAAEVLRTRMYLTHLRDADAAARAHRELFDAAPPATTMVVVSGFVDSRVLVEVELEAFRDPSRDTEREG
- the priA gene encoding bifunctional 1-(5-phosphoribosyl)-5-((5-phosphoribosylamino)methylideneamino)imidazole-4-carboxamide isomerase/phosphoribosylanthranilate isomerase PriA gives rise to the protein MKKLELLPAVDVRDGQAVRLVHGESGSETSYGDPMQAALAWQAAGAEWLHLVDLDAAFGTGDNRAQIAEVARSMDLKVELSGGIRDDDSLAAALATGCTRVNIGTAALEDPEWVAKIIAEHGDRIAVGLDVRGTTLRGRGWTRDGGDLYETLARLDSEGCARYVVTDINKDGTLQGPNLELLRNVCAATDRPVVASGGVSSLDDLRAIAALVPEGVEGSIVGKALYAKAFTLEEALAAVS
- the hisF gene encoding imidazole glycerol phosphate synthase subunit HisF, encoding MTLAVRVIPCLDVDNGRVVKGVNFQNLRDAGDPVEMAKVYGDEGADELTFLDITASFGNRETTYDVVRRTAEQVFIPLTVGGGVRTAEDVDKLLRAGADKVGVNTAAIARPELIKEIAERFGSQVLVLSVDARRTASGAFEVTTHGGRRSAGIDAVEWAHRAAELGAGEILLNSMDADGTKDGYDVAMIEAVRRHVSVPVIASGGAGKLADFAPAVAAGADAVLAASVFHFGDLRIGQVKDALREAGHPVR
- the hisH gene encoding imidazole glycerol phosphate synthase subunit HisH, which translates into the protein MSAAQRAAGKAAKKVVVLDYGFGNVRSAERALAHVGADVEITRDYDTAMNADGLLVPGVGAFDACMRGLREVRGDWIVGRRLSGGRPVMGICVGMQILFGRGIEHGVQTDGLDEWPGTVGPLKAEVVPHMGWNTVRAAGGSRLFAGLPTDARYYFVHSYAVHDWELEIGNAAIAAPKVTWATHGEPFIAAVENGPLWATQFHPEKSGDAGAQLLTNWIETL